One stretch of Hevea brasiliensis isolate MT/VB/25A 57/8 chromosome 12, ASM3005281v1, whole genome shotgun sequence DNA includes these proteins:
- the LOC110659296 gene encoding pentatricopeptide repeat-containing protein At1g71490, protein MPSSSHFVLKDLSLSRFQKFIPKKWKQTSKEVILQNNHLVLGKCTTGNESMIDNLFNSVREFACQGHLLKAFKTFSLIQYHVSCTTSNDIVLHSISSLLLSCVNLKSLPQGKQLHALIISLGFEQHPILVPKLVNFYSNADLLVDAHTITENSNILHPLPWNLLISSYVRNGLYGEALSAYKKMISKGIRPDHFTYPSVLKACGEKLDLAFGREVHESINASCHVWSLFVHNSLVSMYAKIGELEIARCLFDKMPERDAVSWNAIISGYASKGMWKEAFELFEKMQLAGVELNIIIWNTIAGGCLQSGNFKGALELLSHMRSCGICLDSVAMIIGLGACSHIGAIRLGTEIHGSAIRSFCDGADNVRNALITMYSRCKDLSHAYILFQLVKTKSIITWNSMLSGYAHMDRSEEASFLFREMLCCGIEPNYVTIASILPLCARVANLQHGKEFHCYILRRAGFKNYLLLWNTLVDMYARCGKVLEAKRLFDSMNRRDEVTYTSLIAGFGIQGEGRAALKLFDEMNKNNIKPDHVTMVAVLSACSHSGLVTEGKMLFQKMCSAYGIVPRLQHFACMVDLYGRAGLLHKAKEMIAKMPYRPTSAMWATLLGACRIHGNTEIGEWAAEKLLEMRPENSGYYVLIANMYAAAGRWNKLAKVRTYMRDLGVRKAPGCTWVDVGSEFLPFLVGDTSKAKADEFYPLLEGLTNLTKDADYDARESLRSVKVLEEVG, encoded by the coding sequence ATGCCATCTTCATCTCATTTTGTACTGAAAGACCTTTCTCTAAGTCGATTCCAAAAGTTCATTCCTAAAAAATGGAAACAAACTTCCAAAGAAGTAATTCTTCAAAACAATCACCTGGTTCTGGGAAAGTGTACAACTGGCAATGAATCTATGATAGATAACCTTTTTAATTCTGTCAGAGAGTTTGCCTGTCAGGGCCATTTATTAAAAGCATTCAAAACCTTTTCTCTGATCCAGTACCATGTCTCTTGTACTACTTCAAATGATATTGTTCTGCATTCCATATCTTCTCTTCTTTTATCTTGTGTCAACCTTAAATCGCTCCCACAGGGTAAACAGCTCCATGCCCTCATTATCTCTTTGGGATTTGAGCAACACCCCATTTTGGTTCCCAAGCTTGTCAATTTTTACTCAAACGCTGATCTTTTAGTTGATGCTCACACCATTACTGAAAATTCCAATATTTTGCACCCTTTACCTTGGAATCTGCTTATCTCTTCTTATGTTCGAAATGGACTATATGGAGAGGCACTTTCTGCCTATAAGAAGATGATAAGTAAAGGCATTAGACCTGATCATTTCACTTACCCATCTGTTCTCAAGGCTTGTGGTGAAAAATTGGATCTAGCCTTTGGGAGAGAGGTTCATGAATCCATTAATGCTAGCTGTCATGTATGGAGCTTATTTGTGCATAATTCCTTGGTTTCAATGTATGCAAAAATTGGTGAATTGGAGATTGCCCGTTGCTTGTTTGACAAAATGCCAGAAAGAGATGCTGTTTCTTGGAATGCTATAATTTCTGGTTATGCCTCCAAGGGAATGTGGAAGGAAGCATTTGAGCTGTTTGAAAAAATGCAGTTAGCAGGTGTTGAATTGAATATTATAATTTGGAACACAATAGCTGGAGGGTGCTTGCAGTCAGGCAATTTTAAGGGGGCACTTGAATTGCTTTCTCATATGAGAAGTTGTGGCATTTGTTTGGATTCAGTTGCAATGATTATTGGTTTGGGTGCATGTTCCCATATTGGTGCCATCAGATTAGGTACAGAGATTCATGGTTCTGCAATTCGCAGCTTTTGTGATGGAGCTGATAATGTTAGAAATGCCTTGATCACTATGTATTCTAGGTGCAAAGATCTTAGTCATGCCTACATTTTGTTTCAATTAGTAAAAACTAAGAGCATAATTACCTGGAACTCCATGCTTTCTGGTTATGCCCACATGGATAGATCTGAAGAAGCATCATTCCTATTCAGAGAAATGTTGTGCTGTGGCATTGAGCCAAATTATGTGACTATAGCGAGCATTCTTCCCCTTTGTGCTCGAGTGGCAAATCTACAACATGGCAAGGAGTTCCATTGTTACATTTTGAGGCGTGCAGGATTTAAGAATTATTTGTTGCTGTGGAACACTCTTGTTGACATGTATGCAAGATGtggaaaagttttagaagctaAAAGGCTGTTTGATTCAATGAACAGGAGGGATGAAGTGACATATACTTCCTTGATTGCTGGGTTTGGAATACAGGGAGAGGGACGAGCAGCATTAAAACTTTTTGATGAAATGAACAAGAATAATATTAAACCAGACCACGTAACAATGGTGGCAGTTCTATCAGCTTGTAGCCATTCAGGCCTAGTAACTGAAGGAAAAATGTTGTTTCAAAAGATGTGTAGTGCATATGGCATAGTTCCACGTTTGCAGCACTTTGCCTGCATGGTTGACCTCTATGGGAGGGCTGGATTATTACATAAAGCTAAGGAGATGATCGCAAAGATGCCTTACAGGCCAACCTCTGCCATGTGGGCCACTCTTTTAGGAGCTTGCCGTATCCATGGAAATACTGAGATAGGTGAATGGGCTGCTGAGAAATTGTTggaaatgaggcctgaaaattcagGTTACTATGTGTTGATTGCTAATATGTATGCTGCTGCCGGTCGTTGGAACAAGCTAGCAAAGGTGAGGACTTACATGAGGGACTTGGGTGTGAGGAAGGCTCCTGGCTGTACCTGGGTTGATGTGGGCTCTGAATTTTTACCATTTCTGGTCGGAGATACATCAAAAGCTAAAGCAGATGAGTTTTACCCATTATTGGAGGGGTTGACTAATCTAACTAAAGATGCTGATTATGATGCCAGAGAAAGTCTGCGTTCTGTTAAAGTGCTGGAGGAAGTAGGATGA
- the LOC131171444 gene encoding uncharacterized protein LOC131171444, producing the protein MRSTISHLLSPTPLPPPLNFRQKTPTSLLNNSRSFSSRRRTWISQTEIKVSSSSSSSSSSSDNQTVTFAPSPTRKDDDDTDLPESASEIVRSFYKGINDRDLAAVEKLIAENCVYEDLIFPRPFIGRKDILEFFKKFNDSISKDLRFVIDDISAEDSLAVGVTWHLDWKGKPFPFSKGCSFYRLEVKNSRRQIIYGRDSVEPAIKPGEAALVAIQGVVWLLQRFPQLADQL; encoded by the exons ATGAGGTCCACCATATCACATCTTCTTTCTCCAACGCCACTGCCTCCTCCCCTTAACTTCCGCCAGAAAACTCCAACTTCCCTGCTGAACAACTCGCGAAgcttttccagtagaagaagaacatGGATCTCACAAACCGAAATCAAAGTCTCGTCGTCGTCATCAtcgtcatcatcatcatcagataATCAGACCGTCACCTTTGCACCATCACCAACAAGGAAAGATGATGATGATACCGATTTACCAGAGTCTGCGTCGGAGATAGTGAGGAGCTTCTATAAAGGAATCAACGACCGCGATCTTGCCGCCGTGGAGAAGCTCATTGCGGAGAATTGTGTGTACGAGGACCTTATCTTTCCACGGCCCTTCATTGGTCGGAAG GATATTTTAGAGTTCtttaagaagttcaatgattctATCAGCAAGGACCTCCGATTTGTTATTGATGATATTTCTGCTGAGGATTCCTTAGCAGTTGGAGTTACATGGCATTTAG ACTGGAAGGGCAAGCCATTCCCATTTAGCAAAGGATGCAGCTTTTATCGGCTAGAGGTCAAGAACAGCAGAAGACAAATAAT TTACGGTCGGGATAGTGTTGAGCCCGCAATCAAGCCTGGAGAGGCAGCCCTG GTTGCCATCCAGGGTGTAGTTTGGCTGCTGCAACGCTTTCCTCAGCTGGCAGATCAGCTATGA